Proteins found in one Agarivorans sp. Alg241-V36 genomic segment:
- a CDS encoding HlyD family type I secretion periplasmic adaptor subunit — protein sequence MTNQLAWQQQHLAQQSRHIIWLCGSLITCLVVWAALATLDEVIVGNGKVVPSSAISKIQSLEGGIVKQLNVEVGDQVSRGQHLLSLEDTRFRAAFQESEQQRSTLLAQETRLIAELASVSINNASNNWTNQVLVKPLELSFINQNQRAQTNATANYQQRIRQLNAQLEEATLAIEQQTQALNEALGNQQTLQHSLAVVAQEISMLEDVVASGAVAKVELLKLQRDKIQLDGDIASAQLMASKLKAAINEAILERRNIAVEFRTKAQAQLNEVSANLAQLDESQHAVADQLNRTKLVAPIDGTVKDILVRSVGGVIRPGEAIMEIVPKDSQLIIETKIAPKDIGFIRTGLPAMVKFTAFDFVVYGGQLGVVSYVSPDALQDEDGSTYYQAHIQLDQTNNTNLQVIPGMQAMVDILTGEKSVLSYWLKPLLRAKANALREP from the coding sequence ATGACTAACCAACTTGCTTGGCAACAACAACACTTAGCGCAACAATCTAGGCACATAATATGGCTTTGTGGAAGCCTTATCACCTGCTTAGTTGTATGGGCTGCATTGGCTACTTTAGATGAAGTTATTGTGGGTAATGGCAAAGTTGTACCTTCATCTGCCATTAGCAAAATTCAAAGTTTAGAAGGCGGTATTGTTAAACAGCTAAATGTAGAAGTGGGTGATCAAGTAAGCCGAGGCCAACATCTATTATCTTTAGAAGACACCCGTTTTAGAGCCGCTTTTCAAGAGAGCGAGCAACAACGTAGCACCCTACTCGCTCAAGAAACTCGCCTAATAGCCGAGTTAGCCAGCGTTAGTATAAACAATGCTAGTAACAATTGGACGAACCAAGTGTTAGTTAAACCTCTTGAGTTAAGCTTTATTAACCAAAACCAACGGGCTCAAACTAATGCTACCGCAAACTACCAACAACGGATCCGCCAACTTAACGCTCAATTAGAAGAAGCAACTTTAGCAATAGAACAACAAACCCAAGCACTTAATGAGGCGCTCGGAAATCAACAAACTCTACAACACAGCTTAGCCGTAGTTGCACAAGAAATATCAATGTTAGAAGACGTAGTTGCTAGCGGTGCTGTTGCAAAAGTCGAGTTACTAAAGCTACAACGCGACAAAATTCAGCTAGATGGGGATATCGCAAGCGCACAACTGATGGCCAGTAAACTGAAGGCTGCTATTAACGAAGCAATCTTAGAGCGTCGCAATATAGCCGTTGAATTTAGAACCAAAGCACAAGCACAGCTTAACGAGGTATCAGCAAATCTCGCTCAATTAGATGAAAGCCAGCACGCTGTCGCTGATCAACTAAATAGAACCAAGCTGGTTGCTCCTATAGACGGGACCGTTAAGGATATTCTAGTTAGATCTGTCGGTGGCGTGATTCGCCCAGGTGAAGCAATAATGGAAATTGTCCCGAAAGATAGTCAATTAATAATTGAAACCAAAATTGCACCTAAAGATATCGGCTTCATCCGGACAGGCTTGCCCGCCATGGTGAAGTTTACCGCCTTTGATTTTGTGGTGTACGGCGGCCAACTAGGTGTTGTGAGCTACGTTAGCCCAGATGCCCTTCAGGACGAAGATGGCAGCACCTATTACCAAGCCCATATTCAATTAGACCAAACAAACAACACTAACTTGCAGGTGATCCCCGGTATGCAAGCTATGGTGGACATACTAACCGGGGAAAAATCTGTATTGAGCTATTGGCTGAAACCTTTATTGCGGGCTAAAGCTAACGCTCTTCGTGAACCCTAA
- a CDS encoding type I secretion system permease/ATPase, producing MDKQDAWLESIEWLCNYLGLHFNKSVTVRGLPLANGKLEADYYARACVQAGLSATPIKLIQLKQFTGLLLVVDKQQQLRIVSSITKEVAIFQNPNHPNNQQQAIADFMAEATEQAWLITPLQNTDQRVEQLHQGKKTHWIYKALEQAKPWFRDLLVASIFINLLAMVVPLFTMNVYDRVVPNQAFNTLWTLAIGVTIALIFDWLLRKARSNITDMAGKQIDNTISASIMEKVLGMRLENKPQSVGAFSRQIQDFDSVRDFFTSVTLVTLVDLPFTLFFLALIAWLGGPMVFVPLTVLSGLIVFSLIMKARIAASMEQSAKLSTQRQAELFESLTTLTELKQFNAEGVNQRKWEQTTSQMGDWQIRSRHLSNLISHSIVTSQQVVTIGLVVIGVYRISEGLLSMGGLIAIVMLSGRAAGSINQLSMLILRYQQCRAAIQGLEQVMALPQEHQAEHKVQANNFEGKISFEKVSFCYPEQNFNALSDINLQLMPGERLGLIGNAGSGKSSLISLMANQYAPSSGQISYQDIDASLWAPTVLRQHIGWLGQDPVLVFGTVIQNILLGTTSLDEEKLNWAVQHSGLQAHLSRMSNGLESQVGERGMLLSGGQRQAVALARALYRKPKLLLLDEPVSALDNNSQSLVKQSLAKLPRDMSIVISSHQQSILSICDRIIVLERGHIVANDKADVILGLQSKKRHSVSVVREAKHD from the coding sequence ATGGATAAGCAGGATGCTTGGCTAGAAAGCATAGAGTGGCTATGCAATTATTTAGGTCTCCATTTTAATAAGTCGGTGACTGTTAGAGGCTTGCCCCTTGCAAACGGCAAGCTAGAAGCTGACTACTATGCACGAGCTTGTGTACAGGCGGGACTTTCAGCCACACCGATAAAACTTATTCAACTTAAGCAATTCACCGGACTATTGTTGGTGGTTGATAAACAGCAACAGTTACGCATCGTCTCTTCGATCACGAAAGAAGTAGCTATCTTTCAAAACCCAAACCATCCCAATAACCAGCAACAAGCTATCGCAGACTTTATGGCAGAAGCTACCGAACAAGCTTGGTTGATCACCCCACTACAAAACACCGATCAAAGAGTTGAACAATTACACCAAGGTAAAAAAACGCATTGGATCTATAAGGCCCTTGAACAAGCAAAACCATGGTTTAGAGATTTACTGGTAGCGTCTATCTTTATCAATCTATTAGCCATGGTAGTTCCGTTGTTTACCATGAATGTTTACGACCGAGTGGTGCCTAACCAAGCCTTTAATACCCTATGGACACTTGCCATAGGTGTAACTATTGCGCTGATATTTGATTGGTTGCTACGAAAGGCGCGTAGCAACATCACCGACATGGCAGGCAAGCAAATAGATAACACCATCTCAGCTAGCATTATGGAGAAGGTATTAGGCATGCGTTTAGAAAACAAACCACAATCAGTGGGTGCGTTTTCTCGGCAAATACAAGACTTTGATAGTGTAAGAGATTTTTTCACCTCGGTAACTTTAGTCACCTTGGTTGACCTTCCCTTCACGCTGTTTTTCTTAGCCTTGATTGCATGGCTCGGTGGCCCAATGGTGTTTGTTCCACTAACTGTGTTAAGCGGTTTAATTGTCTTTAGTTTGATAATGAAAGCTAGAATCGCTGCCAGTATGGAACAAAGTGCAAAACTTTCTACCCAACGACAGGCAGAGCTTTTTGAAAGTCTCACTACCCTTACCGAGCTCAAACAATTTAACGCAGAAGGAGTCAACCAGCGAAAGTGGGAGCAAACAACTAGCCAAATGGGCGACTGGCAAATTCGCTCTCGCCATCTCAGCAATCTAATCAGCCACTCGATAGTTACTAGCCAACAAGTTGTCACCATTGGGCTGGTGGTTATTGGTGTTTACCGTATCTCAGAGGGATTACTGAGTATGGGCGGATTAATCGCAATTGTAATGTTAAGCGGAAGAGCAGCAGGTTCAATTAACCAGTTATCTATGCTTATTTTACGTTACCAACAATGCCGAGCAGCAATACAAGGGCTAGAGCAAGTGATGGCATTACCGCAAGAACATCAAGCAGAGCATAAAGTCCAAGCAAACAACTTTGAAGGGAAAATCAGTTTTGAAAAAGTGAGTTTTTGTTATCCAGAGCAAAATTTTAATGCCTTAAGTGACATTAACTTACAATTAATGCCCGGTGAGCGCTTGGGGCTAATTGGCAACGCGGGCTCAGGTAAGTCTAGCCTTATTTCATTAATGGCTAATCAATATGCACCTAGCTCTGGCCAAATCAGTTACCAAGATATCGATGCCTCATTGTGGGCACCAACAGTATTACGCCAACACATAGGGTGGTTAGGACAAGACCCGGTATTGGTGTTTGGCACGGTAATACAAAACATTTTGCTAGGTACCACATCGCTAGATGAAGAAAAACTAAACTGGGCGGTTCAACATTCTGGTTTACAGGCCCATTTAAGCAGAATGAGTAACGGACTAGAAAGCCAAGTGGGCGAACGCGGTATGTTGTTATCAGGAGGCCAGAGGCAAGCAGTTGCTCTAGCCAGAGCTTTATACCGTAAACCCAAATTACTGCTGTTAGATGAGCCCGTAAGCGCCTTAGATAACAACAGCCAAAGTTTAGTGAAACAAAGCTTAGCTAAACTCCCCCGTGACATGAGCATTGTCATAAGTTCGCACCAACAAAGCATACTTAGTATTTGTGATCGGATCATCGTATTGGAAAGGGGTCATATCGTTGCCAATGATAAGGCCGATGTAATCCTAGGGCTTCAAAGCAAAAAACGTCACTCTGTTAGTGTGGTAAGAGAGGCCAAACATGACTAA